From Desulfovibrio desulfuricans, a single genomic window includes:
- a CDS encoding class I SAM-dependent methyltransferase, protein MDIKQFEAFWADRQPDRTDLAEFWSRRAQSFNTHSAEEDSSAYRRDLVAKVAARAKVGKADAVLDIGCGPGRHALIFAGLAGKVEGFDIAPGMIEYANKNAQQAGMENARFHVLDWDTADLKQLGWQKRFQLVFASRTPAVYDHVTLEKMTEASRGYCCLITQVTGDNSVRRELAPVVGATNDDDYTRRGLYCAFNILWLQGYYPEVEYLERTWDSECPLEEAIVMYTRHFNSRGQLTEVQEIALADKLCAMSKNGMVHETGSSRVAMLFWNANL, encoded by the coding sequence ATGGACATAAAACAATTTGAAGCATTCTGGGCAGACAGGCAGCCGGATCGCACAGATCTGGCGGAGTTCTGGAGCCGCCGCGCCCAGTCGTTCAATACCCATTCGGCCGAGGAAGATTCCAGCGCGTACCGTCGCGATCTTGTTGCAAAGGTTGCAGCGCGCGCCAAGGTTGGCAAGGCTGATGCCGTGCTGGACATAGGCTGCGGGCCAGGCAGGCATGCCCTGATTTTTGCGGGACTGGCTGGCAAGGTTGAAGGTTTTGATATCGCGCCCGGTATGATCGAATACGCAAATAAAAATGCGCAACAAGCTGGTATGGAAAACGCCCGTTTTCACGTGCTTGACTGGGATACTGCGGATCTGAAGCAGCTTGGCTGGCAAAAACGGTTTCAGCTTGTTTTCGCCTCGCGCACTCCTGCCGTGTATGACCATGTTACTCTTGAAAAAATGACAGAGGCCTCGCGGGGCTACTGCTGCCTTATCACGCAGGTTACTGGCGATAATTCTGTGCGCAGGGAACTTGCGCCAGTTGTTGGTGCAACGAATGACGACGACTATACCCGGCGGGGGCTTTACTGCGCCTTCAATATCCTGTGGTTGCAGGGTTATTATCCAGAAGTGGAATACCTTGAGCGCACGTGGGATTCTGAATGCCCGCTGGAAGAAGCCATTGTGATGTACACGCGGCATTTTAACAGTAGAGGCCAGCTCACAGAGGTGCAAGAGATCGCCCTGGCAGACAAACTGTGCGCCATGAGCAAGAACGGCATGGTGCACGAAACTGGCAGCTCGCGGGTGGCCATGCTTTTCTGGAACGCTAACCTGTGA
- a CDS encoding dicarboxylate/amino acid:cation symporter, which yields MKYLKILYVQVLIAIFIGILLGHFYPELAVKMQPLGKGFINLIKMIIAPLIFSTVVTGIAGMKDIKAVGKTGGIALVYFTVITLTALAIGLVVVNLAQPGVGMNVDVSAFNAADKNIAAQYAGKAKDNNIVNFFLNIIPNTFVSAFTSGEILQVLLVAMLFAFALNYSGEKGKLCFDLIKSLSEVLFKVIGIIMHVAPIGAFGAMAFTIGKEGIGSVLVLGELIVCFYVTSILFVVFILGTISFSCGFSIFKFVRYIREELFIVLGTSSSESVLPNMLRKMEKVGCNKSVVDLVIPAGYSFNLDGTAIYLTMAAIFLAQATNTPMPLGDQLVLLGILLISSKGAAAVTGGGFIVLAGTLSSVGSIPPESIAVIFGIDRFMSEARALTNLVGNGVATIFVSRVTGNLDVEKLHEELDRKKVVGQPVPIV from the coding sequence ATGAAGTACTTGAAAATTTTGTATGTGCAGGTTCTCATTGCCATATTCATTGGCATTCTTTTGGGTCACTTTTATCCTGAACTGGCCGTCAAGATGCAACCCTTGGGCAAGGGCTTCATCAACCTCATTAAAATGATCATCGCGCCCTTGATTTTTTCAACCGTTGTTACCGGCATAGCTGGCATGAAAGATATCAAGGCGGTGGGCAAAACTGGCGGTATAGCGCTGGTGTACTTTACCGTCATTACGCTTACGGCACTTGCTATCGGCCTTGTGGTGGTCAACCTGGCCCAGCCCGGCGTGGGCATGAATGTTGACGTTAGCGCCTTCAACGCTGCGGACAAAAACATTGCCGCCCAATATGCTGGCAAGGCCAAAGACAACAATATCGTCAACTTCTTCCTCAACATCATTCCCAATACCTTTGTTTCTGCCTTTACCAGCGGCGAGATCCTCCAGGTGCTGCTGGTGGCCATGCTGTTTGCCTTTGCCCTGAATTACAGCGGCGAAAAGGGCAAGCTGTGTTTTGACCTCATCAAGAGCCTTTCCGAAGTGCTGTTCAAGGTTATCGGCATTATCATGCATGTGGCTCCCATTGGCGCGTTCGGCGCAATGGCTTTTACCATCGGCAAGGAGGGTATTGGCTCTGTCCTTGTACTTGGCGAGCTCATTGTGTGCTTCTACGTTACAAGCATCCTTTTTGTCGTGTTCATTCTGGGGACCATCTCCTTCAGCTGCGGATTCAGCATCTTCAAGTTTGTGCGCTATATTCGTGAAGAACTGTTTATCGTGCTTGGCACCTCTTCTTCTGAATCCGTACTGCCAAACATGCTGCGCAAGATGGAAAAAGTTGGCTGCAACAAAAGTGTTGTGGATCTTGTGATCCCAGCTGGCTATTCCTTCAACCTTGATGGAACAGCCATTTATCTCACAATGGCGGCCATATTCCTTGCCCAGGCCACCAATACGCCCATGCCGCTGGGCGATCAGCTTGTGCTCCTGGGTATTCTGCTTATTTCGTCCAAGGGGGCGGCTGCAGTTACTGGCGGCGGCTTTATTGTGCTGGCCGGAACGCTGAGTTCTGTGGGCAGCATACCGCCAGAGAGCATTGCCGTTATCTTCGGCATTGACCGCTTCATGTCTGAAGCCCGCGCGCTCACAAACCTTGTGGGCAATGGTGTTGCAACCATCTTTGTTTCAAGGGTTACTGGCAACCTGGATGTGGAAAAGCTGCATGAAGAGCTTGATCGCAAAAAAGTGGTAGGCCAGCCCGTCCCCATTGTTTAG
- a CDS encoding 30S ribosomal protein S1, giving the protein MTEDKFATSMSEEGAEDFAAMLAAHDTASNRLQPGQKVTGTVIAITGDSVFVDVGIKVDGIIDRKDILDAEGNESVKPGDSLEAWVTGVSSQEIRLSRSMSGSGVAALEEARDAAVPVDGRITAVCKGGYTVDVLGKQAFCPGSQLGVATSEDAAEVVGRSMPFLVIRVENRGRNVVVSHRAIVERERAEQLDALLESLKPGDMVEGKVTRFAAFGAFMELAPSVEGMIHLSELSWSRVGAPDEAVSLGDTVRAKVISISKDSKGHVRISLSRKQAEGDPWQDVTTRLESGTVVSGKVVRLAPFGAFVELLPGIEGLVHISELSWTKRVAKAEDVLAAGEVVSVKIKEINLENHRISLSLRDAEGDPWKEAAQQFAVGSTVSGTVESRTPYGLFITLAPGITGLLPAGVIKNSKQGNQYSKLDKGDTVTLTVQNLDTSARRISLAPEGEQAAQPAEDKAWKQHTSAGSSNSGSGMNIMAQALQKALKNK; this is encoded by the coding sequence ATGACCGAGGATAAGTTCGCAACCTCCATGTCGGAGGAAGGCGCTGAGGATTTTGCCGCCATGCTGGCGGCCCACGACACCGCTTCAAACCGCCTGCAGCCCGGCCAGAAAGTGACCGGAACTGTAATTGCCATCACTGGCGACAGCGTTTTTGTGGACGTGGGCATAAAGGTTGACGGCATCATTGACCGCAAAGACATTCTTGATGCCGAGGGCAATGAAAGCGTTAAGCCCGGCGACAGCCTCGAAGCGTGGGTTACTGGTGTTTCCTCGCAAGAGATTCGCCTTTCCCGCTCCATGAGCGGCAGCGGCGTTGCCGCGCTTGAAGAAGCCCGCGATGCGGCGGTGCCGGTTGACGGCCGCATAACCGCAGTGTGCAAGGGCGGCTATACGGTTGACGTGCTTGGCAAGCAGGCCTTCTGCCCTGGCAGCCAGCTTGGCGTTGCCACGTCTGAAGACGCCGCCGAAGTTGTGGGCCGCAGCATGCCGTTTCTGGTTATCCGCGTTGAAAACCGCGGCAGAAATGTTGTGGTTTCGCACCGCGCCATTGTTGAGCGCGAACGCGCCGAACAGCTTGATGCCCTGCTTGAAAGCCTCAAGCCCGGCGACATGGTTGAAGGCAAGGTCACGCGTTTCGCCGCTTTTGGCGCATTCATGGAACTTGCTCCTTCTGTTGAAGGCATGATCCATCTTTCCGAACTTTCCTGGTCGCGCGTGGGCGCTCCTGACGAAGCCGTGTCGCTTGGCGACACCGTGCGCGCCAAGGTTATCTCCATCAGCAAGGACAGCAAGGGCCACGTGCGCATTTCGCTTTCGCGCAAGCAGGCCGAGGGCGATCCCTGGCAGGATGTGACCACCAGACTTGAGTCTGGTACGGTTGTTTCCGGCAAGGTTGTGCGCCTCGCGCCCTTTGGCGCTTTTGTGGAGCTTCTGCCCGGTATTGAAGGCCTTGTGCATATTTCTGAACTGTCGTGGACAAAGCGCGTGGCCAAGGCCGAAGACGTGCTTGCGGCGGGCGAAGTCGTTTCGGTTAAAATCAAGGAAATCAACCTTGAAAATCACCGTATTTCCCTGAGTCTGCGCGATGCGGAAGGCGACCCGTGGAAGGAAGCCGCCCAGCAGTTTGCCGTTGGTTCAACGGTAAGCGGCACGGTTGAAAGCCGCACTCCCTACGGTCTCTTTATTACGCTGGCCCCTGGCATCACCGGTTTGCTGCCCGCTGGCGTCATCAAGAATTCCAAGCAGGGCAACCAGTACAGCAAATTGGACAAGGGCGACACCGTCACCCTTACTGTACAAAATTTGGACACCAGCGCCAGACGCATCAGCCTTGCCCCTGAAGGTGAACAAGCTGCCCAACCCGCCGAAGACAAGGCATGGAAGCAGCATACATCCGCCGGAAGCTCCAACAGCGGGTCTGGAATGAACATCATGGCACAGGCTTTGCAGAAGGCTCTGAAAAATAAGTAA